The following nucleotide sequence is from Oryzias latipes chromosome 20, ASM223467v1.
GCCGTCAGCCAGGGAGTCCTCCATGTTGTGGCCTCGCTGCTCGTCACCCAGCAGGTGGTTCTGAGAGTCGCTGAACGGACCGGCGGGGACATCAGCCGTGCTGCAGAACACACAACAGCCCAGCTtcagggggaggaggggggcacACTACACTCACACATTAGTAGGGACTTTTTTGTTCAGGTTAAATATTCTagattaaaatcatttcaaactaACACACAATTCTGATCCTAAATTtagatatttaagaaaaaaaaacttctttatctAACCCACGTCCAGAACAGAAAACTACATAAACAAGATCAGCCTAACAACCGGAATGAATAAAAAGATCCTCAACAGCTAGACATCAATCTGTTtgggaacaaaaagaaaatgatcattAGGGTCTGGAAAAGATTATAACATTTCTCAAGGTGGGTTTGTGAAGCTGGAGAAAACATGGCTCAGTGGtgagcccccacccccccaccaggATTGGCTGGCCAAAGTTCTCCCAAAAAGCAGTGGATAACTCCACAGAAGAGCCCACATCAACATCCACAGAACTGCAGGCTCCACTcggagtcaaaaaaaaaaacggatgagCCATTTCATCTAAAAACTCCATTTGGTGAGTTTCTTACTTTTGGTTAAAGCGCTCGAAACCCTAATAGATTTAGgcgtttaaaacaaaacttggGAACGACAGCAAACACTTGTTCACATCTCTGTGAAGAAGTCACCTTTTGTTGGGCTCTTGGTGCAGCGTCACAGCAGCCTGCTCTGCATCGGCGTTGACCAGCCTGGTGGGGAACGTCAGACCATCTCCCTGACTGCAGGGAAGAAGCAAAAAACAAGATATCAGCTTATCCCACCATAAGTCTGACCGGAAAGGTCTGCTCTGCTTCTGTCATGTCGTCACCTGGTAAAGACGGGTAGCAGCCAGTACTTCTTTTGGTCTCCAAAGACCTGAGCGATGTTCTTCCGGAAACCCAGAGAGAAGCCATTTTTATCAGAGCCTGATCTAAAAACTGGAGCTCTGAACGCCTCTGTGATgccacaaaaaggaaaatgattcCCTTTTAACAAAGCAGCGCGATTCACATCGTCCTTAAATGAGGGAAGAGGGGCGTTTACCTATGGTGGATCTGTTCTTCCCTACAAGCCACAGGTGGTAGCTGAAGAGGGACAAAATGCTGATGCAGAACATGGccgccacaaaaaaaagaaacaagacatGGAATTTGGCGTGAGTGCCGTCCAGCTCATTCTGGAGAGGAGACAAGGGGGGGGAGAAGAGGTGTCAACAGCAAATTCGTTTTACAGCAACGAGAGGAGAAGAGGAGCAGCGAGAGGAGGGAACCGGGTCACTGCATGCACACCGGGATGCTGTAAAAAGGCCTTGGATGGAGGGTGGGGTTACCTTTGGACAGTTCTCTGCCGATTTCCTCCGGCAAAGCTTTAGTGCAAACAGAAACGAGACTGGTTAGCCACACCAGGAGAAAAAACAGGCGTTAAGGCGAGGGGAGGAGTTCGGAAATAGGAAACCAACAAGAAAAAGTGTGGAGGAAGCAAAGCATCAAGAATGAAGACAGCAGAGGTGGAGACAGTGGGGTCAGGAGGTGAAAGGTTAGAGAGGTAAGGAAAAGCACAGGAGACGACAGCCGACGTACAGCACACCTGCATCCACTAACGCACCAACAGGGAGGCTGAGCGCCAGCGTTCACTCACCGTCCAGAACTTAATGAAATACTGCAGAACCGTGGCTGCGATGAACAGACAGTACGCCAGCGAGTAAGCCAGGAACAGGATGAAGAACTTGTAGTTGGAGAAACCAACACAGTTGTTCACCctgaagacaggaaaaaaaatgccccTTTTTAAAAAGGCTTTAATAGGAAATCTAATGCTTTGGGGATTTAAAAGCTTCAAATCTATAAAGGAGTACAATGGTGCCAAaaagtaaacacattttaagaaagcagatgtttttgtgaagaaaaactGATAATTCTAAAAAGAATTCCCAATTAATGTAACAGATTTTGGCTAACTAATAACCTTGGCATTCTAAAGAAATAGCAGACATATATAGAATTATACAGTTGCCCCTCCCTATAACCCGGTTCGCTTtctttctcttcattttttccaagtgtagttttttttactttgaactgCTTGCTAGCATCCTAATTGGCTGCAGACCCTTGTCAATCATTTTCCTCCGTGCCGCATCTCCTGTACTGAATACATTCAGCTGGTGGACTgaatataagaactggactgagtgaccactCCAGTGTCTGTTTACAGTCAGGGGTTCGGCTTaccaaatttacataaatcttcaattGCTTTCAGATTTTTCGTTTATCTTACTTCCCAgattggtttttcttttgcGGGTTAATTTTAGAACGCGTCTGCCGGGATGCACGAGGGATGACTGTATAGAATgatcaaaaacaataaatctccCATACCAGGGGCAGTGGTGGTCCATCTTCAGCACACACCTGCCATTTACAGGGAAGAAGAGGAATGTCAGCGTGGACAGAAAACGTTTGATGAGATGAAAGAGCCGAGAGCGCCTGCAGGGCTGCGACTTACGTGTCGCACGCAGAGCAGTGGTGGCAGCGATCCGGTTTGATGACTTGACAGCGGTCACAGTATCGGATCCCTGCATCAACACAGCGCTTTGTCATGACGGAGAGGAAGGCAACACGTTAGCCTGAATGTGGTCGCCGTGCCGACGTACCTCCGGTGCCGGTGCGCGTGTA
It contains:
- the LOC101166509 gene encoding probable palmitoyltransferase ZDHHC20 isoform X2 encodes the protein MAPTHVLRCCQRGLSWIPVVFIALVVCWSYYAYVVELCIFTIPSRAEQIFYLIFFHLSFIMFVWSYWKTIFTKPANPSKEFCLPKAEKECYEKEARPESQQEILWRVATSLPLYTRTGTGGIRYCDRCQVIKPDRCHHCSACDTCVLKMDHHCPWVNNCVGFSNYKFFILFLAYSLAYCLFIAATVLQYFIKFWTNELDGTHAKFHVLFLFFVAAMFCISILSLFSYHLWLVGKNRSTIEAFRAPVFRSGSDKNGFSLGFRKNIAQVFGDQKKYWLLPVFTSQGDGLTFPTRLVNADAEQAAVTLHQEPNKSTADVPAGPFSDSQNHLLGDEQRGHNMEDSLADGALESGDHTPFGLTAETCTISMDSES
- the LOC101166509 gene encoding probable palmitoyltransferase ZDHHC20 isoform X1, with protein sequence MAPTHVLRCCQRGLSWIPVVFIALVVCWSYYAYVVELCIFTIPSRAEQIFYLIFFHLSFIMFVWSYWKTIFTKPANPSKEFCLPKAEKECYEKEARPESQQEILWRVATSLPLYTRTGTGGIRYCDRCQVIKPDRCHHCSACDTCVLKMDHHCPWVNNCVGFSNYKFFILFLAYSLAYCLFIAATVLQYFIKFWTLCRRKSAENCPKNELDGTHAKFHVLFLFFVAAMFCISILSLFSYHLWLVGKNRSTIEAFRAPVFRSGSDKNGFSLGFRKNIAQVFGDQKKYWLLPVFTSQGDGLTFPTRLVNADAEQAAVTLHQEPNKSTADVPAGPFSDSQNHLLGDEQRGHNMEDSLADGALESGDHTPFGLTAETCTISMDSES